In one Dama dama isolate Ldn47 chromosome 5, ASM3311817v1, whole genome shotgun sequence genomic region, the following are encoded:
- the NAGS gene encoding N-acetylglutamate synthase, mitochondrial translates to MATVRLAWALWAAPAGGRLRGPRGTGSARRLSCGARRQATRGTSPGRRLSTAWGPAQLAQEEAEGAKDDVHPSAAEEPLWTPPPAPPVPPDSPGPPAGRSPLQRDIQTFLNQCGASPGEARHWLTQFQACHHSADRPFAVIEVEEEVVKCPKAVSSLAFALAFLQRMDMKPLVVLGLPAPTAPSGCLSFWEAKAQLAQRCKVLVDALRHNAAAAVPFFGGGSVLSAAEPAPHASYGGIVSVETDLLQWCLESGSIPILCPIGETAARRSVLLDSLEVTASLAKALRPTKIIFLNTTGGLHDGSQKVLSNVNLPADLDLVTNADWVGTKERQQIRLIVDILSRLPHHSSAVITAASMLLTELFSNKGSGTLFKTGERTLRVRCLDSLDQGRLVNLVNASFGKKLRDDYLASLRPRLHSIYFSEGYNAAAILTTEPVLGGTPYLDKFVVSSSRQGQGSGQMLWACLRRDLKTLFWRSRVTNPINPWYFKHSDGSFSNKQWIFFWFGLADIRDSYELVNHAKGLPDSFCKPASDPGS, encoded by the exons ATGGCGACGGTGCGGCTGGCCTGGGCCCTGTGGGCCGCGCCTGCGGGCGGGAGGCTCCGGGGCCCCCGAGGCACCGGGAGCGCCCGGAGGCTGAGCTGCGGCGCACGGCGGCAGGCGACCAGGGGTACCAGCCCGGGACGCCGGCTCAGTACAGCTTGGGGGCCGGCCCAGCTAGCCCAAGAGGAGGCCGAGGGAGCCAAGGACGACGTCCATCCGTCTGCAGCAGAGGAGCCGTTGTGGACGCCGCCCCCCGCGCCTCCGGTGCCCCCCGATTCCCCGGGGCCCCCCGCCGGCCGCTCGCCGCTGCAGCGAGACATCCAGACCTTCCTGAACCAGTGTGGGGCCAGTCCCGGGGAGGCGCGCCACTGGCTCACACAGTTCCAGGCCTGCCATCACTCCGCCGACAGGCCCTTCGCCGTCATCGAG gtggaggaggaggtggtcaAGTGCCCGAAGGCCGTATCCAGCCTGGCCTTCGCCCTGGCGTTCCTGCAGCGCATGGACATGAAGCCGTTGGTGGTCTTAGGGCTGCCTGCTCCCACGGCGCCCTCGGGCTGTCTTTCCTTCTGGGAGGCCAAGGCACAGCTCGCCCAGAGATGCAAGGTGTTGGTGGACGCCCTGCGGCACAATGCGGCCGCCGCCGTGCCTTTTTTTGGCGGTGGGTCTGTGCTGAGCGCTGCTGAGCCAGCCCCTCACGCCAG CTACGGCGGCATCGTCTCCGTGGAGACCGATCTGCTCCAGTGGTGCCTGGAGTCCGGAAGCATCCCCATCCTGTGTCCCATTGGGGAGACCGCCGCGCGCCGCTCGGTGCTCCTGGACTCGCTGGAGGTGACCGCGTCTCTGGCTAAGGCGCTGCGGCCCACCAAAATCATCTTCCTCAACACCACAGGCGGCCTGCACGACGGCAGTCAAAAG GTCCTGAGTAACGTGAACCTGCCCGCCGACCTGGACCTGGTGACCAATGCCGACTGGGTGGGCACTAAAGAACGCCAGCAGATTCGGCTCATCGTGGACATACTCAGTCGCCTGCCCCATCACTCCTCCGCCGTCATCACCGCCGCCAGCATGTTGCTCACAGAGCTCTTCAGCAACAAGG GTTCGGGGACGCTGTTCAAGACCGGCGAGCGGACGCTGCGAGTGCGCTGCCTGGACAGCCTGGACCAGGGCCGCCTCGTGAACCTGGTCAATGCCAGCTTCGGCAAAAAGCTCCGGGACGACTACTTGGCCTCGTTGCGCCCAAGGCTGCACTCTATCTACTTCTCTGAGGG GTACAATgcggcagccattctgaccacgGAGCCGGTACTGGGGGGCACCCCGTATCTAGACAAGTTTGTGGTGAGCTCCAGCCGCCAGGGCCAAGGCTCCGGCCAGATGCTGTGGGCGTGCCTGCGGCGGGATCTGAAGACGCTTTTCTGGCGCTCCCGGGTCACCAACCCCATCAATCCCTG GTACTTCAAACACAGCGATGGCAGCTTCTCCAACAAGCAGTGGATCTTCTTCTGGTTTGGCCTGGCCGATATTCGGGACTCTTATGAGCTGGTCAACCATGCCAAGGGGCTACCAGACTCCTTCTGCAAGCCAGCTTCTGACCCAGGCAGCTGA
- the TMEM101 gene encoding transmembrane protein 101 gives MASKMGSRRWMLQLIMQLGSVLLTRCPFWGCFSQLMLYAERAEARRKPDIPVPYLYFDMGAAVLCASFMSFGVKRRWFALGAALQLAISTYAAYVGGYVHYGDWLKVRMYSRTVAIIGGFLVLASGAGELYRRKPRSRSLQSTGQVFLGIYLVCVAYSLQHSKEDRLAYLNHLPGGELMVQLFFVLYGVLALAFLSGYYVTLAAQILAVLLPPVMLLIDGNVAYWHNTRRVEFWNQMKLLGESVGIFGAAVILATDG, from the exons ATGGCGTCGAAGATGGGTTCGCGACGGTGGATGTTGCAGCTGATCATGCAGTTGGGTTCTGTGTTGCTTACACGCTGCCCCTTTTGGGGCTGCTTCAGCCAGCTCATGCTGTATGCTGAGAGGGCCGAGGCGCGCCG GAAGCCCGACATCCCAGTACCCTACCTGTACTTCGACATGGGGGCGGCCGTGCTGTGCGCTAGCTTCATGTCCTTTGGAGTGAAGCGGCGCTGGTTCGCGCTGGGGGCCGCACTCCAGCTTGCCATTAGCACCTATGCCGCCTACGTCGGGGGCTACGTCCACTACGGGGACTGGCTGAAG GTCCGTATGTACTCACGCACAGTTGCCATCATTGGTGGCTTTCTTGTGCTGGCCAGCGGTGCTGGGGAGCTGTACCGTCGGAAACCCCGCAGCCGTTCCCTCCAGTCCACCGGCCAGGTCTTCCTGGGCATCTACCTCGTCTGTGTG GCCTACTCGCTGCAGCACAGCAAGGAGGACCGGCTGGCGTATCTGAACCATCTCCCTGGCGGGGAGCTGATGGTCCAGCTCTTCTTCGTGCTCTATGGCGTCCTGGCCCTGGCCTTCCTGTCGGGCTACTACGTGACCCTGGCTGCCCAGATCTTGGCTGTCCTGCTGCCCCCGGTCATGCTGCTCATTGACGGCAATGTGGCCTACTGGCACAACACACGACGCGTTGAGTTCTGGAACCAGATGAAGCTCCTTGGAGAGAGTGTGGGCATCTTCGGGGCCGCTGTCATCTTGGCCACTGACGGCTGA